The following are encoded in a window of Sutcliffiella horikoshii genomic DNA:
- the truA gene encoding tRNA pseudouridine(38-40) synthase TruA, whose product MNRLKCILTYDGAGFEGYQIQKEKRTVQLEVQRALSRIHKGTEVKVSASGRTDAGVHAVGQVLHFDSLLDIPEAAWQKALNAHLPKDIWVKKVESVSGDFHARFDVVKKEYRYKVSLAKDFNVFDRDQVYHYPYPLDLEAVKEACGHFIGEHDFTSFCSAKTEVEDKVRIIYSLDVELKGEDLEFQIIGNGFLYNMVRIIVGTLLEIGQGKKLPRDIFSILEARDRGAAGRTAPAHGLYLWNVVYDDN is encoded by the coding sequence ATGAATAGATTAAAATGTATCCTAACCTATGACGGCGCGGGGTTTGAAGGCTATCAGATTCAAAAAGAGAAGCGTACAGTCCAGCTGGAAGTCCAGAGGGCTTTATCCCGAATCCATAAGGGGACAGAGGTTAAGGTTTCCGCTTCTGGTCGCACGGATGCAGGTGTTCATGCGGTCGGACAGGTCCTGCACTTTGACTCGCTTCTGGACATTCCGGAGGCTGCCTGGCAGAAGGCGCTGAATGCCCATCTGCCTAAAGATATTTGGGTGAAGAAAGTGGAGTCTGTCTCAGGGGACTTCCACGCGCGTTTTGATGTGGTAAAAAAGGAATATCGTTACAAGGTGAGCCTGGCAAAGGATTTTAATGTATTTGATCGGGATCAGGTGTATCACTATCCGTACCCGTTGGATTTGGAAGCTGTGAAGGAGGCGTGTGGGCATTTTATTGGCGAACACGACTTCACGAGCTTTTGTTCAGCCAAAACAGAGGTAGAGGACAAGGTGAGGATCATTTACTCACTTGATGTGGAGTTGAAAGGCGAGGATCTTGAATTCCAGATTATCGGCAACGGCTTTTTATACAATATGGTCCGGATCATTGTTGGTACTTTACTTGAAATTGGACAAGGTAAAAAATTACCAAGAGATATTTTTTCGATCTTGGAAGCAAGAGATCGGGGAGCGGCAGGAAGAACGGCACCAGCACACGG